In the genome of Eschrichtius robustus isolate mEscRob2 chromosome 12, mEscRob2.pri, whole genome shotgun sequence, one region contains:
- the LOC137773611 gene encoding transmembrane protein 14C gives MEKDSGPLVPLHWIGFGYAALVASGGIIGYAKAGSVPSLAAGLLFGGLAGLGAYQLSQDPRNIWVFLVTSGTLAGIMGMRFYHSGKFMPAGLIAGASLLMVAKLGISVLGKPHE, from the exons ATGGAGAAGGACTCTGGCCCACT AGTGCCTTTACATTGGATCGGCTTTGGCTATGCGGCACTGGTTGCTTCCGGCGGGATCATTGGCTATGCAAAAGCAG GCAGTGTCCCGTCCCTGGCTGCCGGGCTCCTCTTCGGTGGATTAGCGGGCCTCGGTGCCTATCAGCTGTCTCAGGATCCAAGGAACATTTGGGTTTTCTTAG TTACATCTGGAACCTTGGCTGGCATTATGGGAATGAGATTCTACCACTCTGGAAAATTTATGCCTGCAGGCTTAATTGCAGGTGCCAG TTTGCTGATGGTCGCCAAACTTGGAATTAGTGTGTTGGGTAAACCCCATGAGTAG